From the Micromonospora sediminicola genome, one window contains:
- the aspS gene encoding aspartate--tRNA(Asn) ligase produces the protein MQRILSAQLPTHVGATVRLAGWVHRRRLLKSVAFLIVRDAAGLAQVVVAAPAVRAQVEALPEETVVEVVGTVVANPTAPAGVEVVEPEVRPLGPPAVPPPFDLYRPVLTASLPTQLDHAPTALRHPTRSAALRISAAAVSGFRATLDARRFVEVHTPKVVGSSTESGANVFALDWFGRPAYLAQSPQFYKQLMVGVFERVYEVGPVFRAEPHDTVRHLAQYTSLDVELGFVTDHRDVMAVLRDTVAGMLAAVADRAGAALDTLGVTVPPVPAEIPAVHFTDALTIAGAPADEPDLAPAHERALGEWARAEHGSDFLFVTGYPMAKRPFYTHPDPARPAYSNGFDLLFRGMELVTGGQRLHRHADYLAALTARGEPVEPYAGYVDAFRHGMPPHGGFAIGLERFVARLTGAANVREVTAFPRDLHRLTP, from the coding sequence GTGCAACGCATCCTGTCCGCCCAACTTCCCACCCACGTCGGCGCCACCGTCCGGCTCGCCGGGTGGGTCCACCGCCGCCGGCTGCTCAAGTCGGTGGCCTTCCTGATCGTCCGGGACGCCGCCGGGCTCGCCCAGGTGGTGGTCGCCGCGCCCGCCGTGCGCGCGCAGGTCGAGGCGCTGCCCGAGGAGACCGTGGTCGAGGTGGTCGGCACGGTGGTCGCGAACCCGACCGCCCCCGCCGGGGTCGAGGTCGTCGAGCCCGAGGTACGACCACTCGGCCCGCCCGCCGTCCCGCCCCCGTTCGACCTCTACCGGCCGGTGCTGACCGCGAGCCTGCCCACCCAGCTCGACCACGCGCCGACCGCGCTGCGGCACCCCACCCGGTCCGCCGCGCTGCGGATCTCGGCCGCTGCCGTGTCCGGATTCCGGGCGACCCTCGACGCGCGGCGCTTCGTCGAGGTGCACACGCCGAAGGTGGTCGGCTCGTCCACCGAGAGCGGCGCGAACGTGTTCGCGCTGGACTGGTTCGGCCGGCCCGCCTACCTGGCCCAGTCGCCGCAGTTCTACAAGCAGCTCATGGTGGGCGTCTTCGAGCGGGTGTACGAGGTGGGGCCGGTGTTCCGCGCCGAGCCGCACGACACGGTCCGCCACCTGGCGCAGTACACCTCGCTCGACGTCGAGCTGGGATTCGTGACCGACCACCGGGACGTGATGGCGGTGCTGCGGGACACGGTGGCCGGGATGCTCGCGGCCGTGGCGGACCGGGCCGGCGCCGCGCTGGACACGCTCGGCGTGACGGTGCCGCCGGTGCCCGCCGAGATCCCGGCGGTGCACTTCACCGACGCGCTGACGATCGCCGGCGCCCCGGCCGACGAACCCGACCTGGCCCCCGCCCACGAGCGGGCGCTGGGGGAGTGGGCCCGCGCCGAGCACGGCAGCGACTTCCTGTTCGTCACCGGCTACCCGATGGCGAAGCGGCCCTTCTACACCCATCCGGACCCGGCCCGACCGGCGTACTCGAACGGTTTCGACCTGCTGTTCCGCGGCATGGAGCTGGTCACCGGCGGGCAGCGGCTGCACCGGCACGCCGACTACCTGGCCGCGTTGACGGCCCGGGGCGAGCCGGTGGAGCCCTACGCCGGCTACGTGGACGCGTTCCGGCACGGGATGCCGCCGCACGGCGGCTTCGCGATCGGGCTGGAACGGTTCGTCGCCCGGCTCACCGGCGCGGCGAACGTCCGCGAGGTGACGGCCTTCCCGCGCGACCTGCACCGCCTCACACCCTGA
- the lipB gene encoding lipoyl(octanoyl) transferase LipB, with product MSVTTSGLTAVRAGLLDYQAAWDEQRRLHEAVVAGEQGDTVLLLEHPSVYTAGKRTEPWDRPVDGTPVVDVDRGGKITWHGPGQLVGYPIVRLPDPVDVVAYVRRTEQLLIDVCAEFGLTAGRVEGRSGVWVPEDDRGPARKVAAIGIRVARGVTLHGFSVNCDCDLGFFDRIVPCGIRDAGVTSLTAELGRAVTVADVLPVVERHLPTLTRV from the coding sequence GTGAGCGTGACGACTTCCGGGCTGACCGCCGTCCGCGCCGGCCTGCTCGACTACCAGGCCGCCTGGGACGAGCAGCGCCGGCTGCACGAGGCCGTGGTGGCGGGCGAGCAGGGCGACACCGTGCTGCTGCTGGAGCACCCCAGCGTCTACACCGCCGGCAAGCGGACCGAGCCGTGGGACCGGCCGGTGGACGGCACCCCGGTGGTGGACGTGGACCGCGGCGGCAAGATCACCTGGCACGGTCCGGGGCAGCTCGTCGGCTACCCGATCGTCCGGCTGCCCGACCCGGTCGACGTGGTGGCCTACGTGCGACGCACCGAGCAGCTGCTGATCGACGTCTGCGCCGAGTTCGGGCTGACCGCCGGCCGGGTCGAGGGGCGCAGCGGCGTGTGGGTGCCGGAGGACGACCGGGGCCCGGCCCGCAAGGTGGCGGCCATCGGCATCCGGGTGGCCCGCGGCGTCACGCTGCACGGCTTCTCCGTCAACTGCGACTGCGACCTGGGCTTCTTCGACCGGATCGTGCCGTGCGGCATCCGCGACGCCGGGGTCACCTCGCTCACCGCCGAACTGGGCCGGGCGGTCACCGTGGCCGACGTGCTCCCGGTGGTCGAGCGGCACCTGCCCACCCTCACCCGGGTCTGA
- a CDS encoding helix-turn-helix transcriptional regulator: MTVRAASTVLVGRQPELAVLREALARARGGDPTTVLVGGEAGVGKTRLIEEFGAHVAAAGARLLVGHCLELGEAGLPFAPFAAALRDVLRHDGPTVFAGYEAEFARLLPELARMPAGAAAPAGPALADTPRGYLFDLVADLFRRIAEERPLVLVIEDLHWADRSTRDLIGFLVRAARATRLLVVCTYRTDELHRGHPLRPFLAELDRVRGVDRIELGRLDHDGTAAVLADLLGAEPAARAVDDVHDRTQGNPFFIEELAAAGGPIGCATIPETLRDLLLARVDRLTEPAQRVLRIAAAGGTRFAHQLLAEVAGLPEAELEDALRAAVAGQLVVADPDGDYEFRHALVREAVHDDLLPGEHARLHARYAAAIEAQPHLVAAGRAPAEIAHHWYAAHDHPRALTAARVAAAAAAERYAYAEQSRLLERVLELWELVPDAADRLGMDHLRVLEETLTAAVTAGDLGRALTLTRAALAEVDSTAEPLRAAALLDQRGRLLALLGKSDGAAELREAYRLAAGAPGGADRLGVLADIAAHLMKVDPGEAASVAAEAMAGAAEIGSIDLALLPTRIAVLHRTEDTPDLGLAELRRVEARARAAGDSRALVSALVFLSDVLYELGRYAESEEAAAAGVSEARRVGISRSIGAYLLSNRAEALIALGRWDEADDTCAEAARIDPPGVSGLHWLQLRAGLRLARAHPAADELVGRALAFLGRPYLWPNHRLPLHELRVEAALAADDKVEAVRAACAALADAHLADRPREGWPVLHVAARAAVLAGDAALAGEVSALAAVLPVRHPAERAHRAQVAAILTGPGAGGEALGAWRSAVAQWRETGQPYPLARALLGLAEAAAAAGERDEVAAAVREAAEVADRLGATPLGEQVATLARRVGLRGTGRPGPDLLTSREREVLRLVAEGHSNSRIAERLFISPKTASVHVSRIIAKLDVTNRVEAAALAHRLGLLDPPPPAPTQRRAR, encoded by the coding sequence GTGACCGTACGCGCCGCCAGCACCGTGCTCGTCGGCCGGCAGCCCGAGCTGGCCGTGCTGCGCGAGGCGCTGGCCCGGGCCCGCGGCGGCGACCCGACCACGGTGCTGGTCGGCGGGGAGGCCGGCGTCGGCAAGACCCGACTGATCGAGGAGTTCGGCGCCCACGTCGCCGCAGCCGGAGCGCGGCTGCTGGTCGGCCACTGCCTCGAACTGGGCGAGGCCGGCCTGCCCTTCGCCCCGTTCGCGGCCGCGCTGCGCGACGTGCTGCGGCACGACGGCCCGACGGTCTTCGCCGGCTACGAGGCGGAGTTCGCCCGGCTGCTGCCGGAGCTGGCCCGGATGCCGGCCGGCGCCGCCGCGCCCGCCGGGCCGGCCCTCGCCGACACCCCGCGCGGCTACCTGTTCGACCTGGTCGCCGACCTGTTCCGGCGGATCGCCGAGGAACGCCCGCTGGTGCTGGTGATCGAGGACCTGCACTGGGCCGACCGGTCCACCCGTGACCTGATCGGGTTTCTGGTGCGCGCCGCCCGCGCCACCCGCCTGCTGGTCGTCTGCACCTACCGCACCGACGAGCTGCACCGCGGCCACCCGCTGCGGCCCTTCCTCGCCGAGCTGGACCGGGTCCGGGGCGTGGACCGGATCGAGCTGGGCCGGCTCGACCACGACGGCACCGCCGCCGTGCTCGCCGACCTGCTCGGCGCGGAGCCGGCCGCCCGCGCCGTCGACGACGTGCACGACCGCACCCAGGGCAACCCGTTCTTCATCGAGGAGCTGGCCGCCGCCGGCGGGCCCATCGGCTGCGCCACCATCCCGGAGACGCTGCGGGACCTGCTGCTGGCCCGCGTCGACCGGCTGACCGAGCCGGCCCAGCGGGTGCTGCGGATCGCCGCCGCCGGCGGCACCCGCTTCGCCCATCAACTTCTCGCCGAGGTGGCCGGGCTGCCCGAGGCCGAGCTGGAGGACGCGTTGCGCGCCGCCGTCGCCGGTCAGCTCGTGGTCGCCGACCCGGACGGGGACTACGAGTTCCGGCACGCGCTGGTCCGCGAGGCGGTGCACGACGACCTGCTCCCCGGCGAGCACGCCCGGCTGCACGCCCGCTACGCCGCCGCGATCGAGGCGCAGCCGCACCTGGTGGCCGCCGGTCGCGCCCCGGCCGAGATCGCCCACCACTGGTACGCCGCACACGACCACCCCCGCGCCCTCACCGCGGCCCGGGTCGCCGCCGCGGCGGCGGCCGAGCGATACGCGTACGCCGAGCAGAGCCGGCTGCTGGAGCGCGTCCTCGAACTGTGGGAGCTGGTCCCCGACGCCGCGGACCGTCTCGGCATGGACCACCTGCGGGTGCTGGAGGAGACGCTCACCGCCGCCGTCACCGCGGGTGACCTCGGCCGGGCGCTCACCCTCACCCGGGCCGCGCTGGCCGAGGTCGACTCCACCGCCGAGCCGCTGCGGGCCGCCGCCCTGCTCGACCAGCGGGGCCGGCTGCTCGCCCTGCTCGGCAAGAGCGACGGCGCCGCCGAGCTGCGTGAGGCGTACCGGCTGGCGGCCGGCGCGCCGGGCGGCGCGGACCGGCTCGGCGTGCTGGCCGACATCGCGGCGCACCTGATGAAGGTCGACCCGGGGGAGGCCGCCTCGGTGGCCGCCGAGGCGATGGCCGGCGCGGCCGAGATCGGCAGCATCGACCTGGCGCTGCTGCCCACCCGGATCGCGGTGCTGCACCGCACCGAGGACACCCCGGATCTCGGGCTGGCCGAGCTGCGCCGGGTGGAGGCGCGGGCTCGGGCCGCCGGCGACTCACGGGCGCTGGTCAGTGCCCTGGTCTTCCTCTCCGACGTGCTCTACGAGCTGGGCCGGTACGCCGAGTCCGAGGAGGCCGCGGCGGCCGGGGTGAGCGAGGCGCGCCGGGTCGGGATCAGCCGTTCGATCGGCGCCTACCTGCTGTCCAACCGGGCCGAGGCGCTGATCGCGCTGGGGCGGTGGGACGAGGCCGACGACACCTGCGCGGAGGCGGCCCGGATCGATCCGCCGGGGGTATCCGGCCTGCACTGGCTGCAACTGCGAGCCGGGCTCCGGCTGGCTCGGGCGCATCCCGCGGCCGACGAACTGGTCGGGCGGGCGCTGGCGTTCCTGGGTCGGCCCTATCTCTGGCCGAACCACCGCCTGCCGCTGCACGAGCTGCGCGTGGAGGCGGCCCTGGCGGCCGACGACAAGGTGGAGGCGGTACGCGCGGCCTGCGCCGCCCTCGCCGACGCGCACCTGGCCGACCGGCCCCGGGAGGGGTGGCCGGTGCTCCACGTGGCGGCCCGCGCCGCCGTGTTGGCCGGCGACGCGGCACTGGCCGGTGAGGTCTCCGCGCTGGCCGCCGTGCTGCCCGTACGGCACCCGGCCGAGCGCGCCCACCGCGCGCAGGTCGCCGCGATTCTGACCGGCCCCGGCGCCGGCGGTGAGGCACTGGGCGCGTGGCGGTCGGCGGTGGCGCAGTGGCGGGAGACCGGGCAGCCGTACCCGTTGGCTCGGGCGCTGCTCGGGCTGGCCGAGGCCGCCGCGGCGGCCGGCGAGCGGGACGAGGTGGCCGCCGCCGTCCGGGAGGCGGCCGAGGTGGCCGACCGCCTGGGCGCCACCCCGCTGGGGGAGCAGGTGGCCACGCTGGCGCGCCGGGTCGGGCTGCGCGGCACCGGCCGGCCGGGGCCGGACCTGTTGACCAGCCGGGAGCGGGAGGTGCTGCGGCTGGTCGCCGAGGGGCACAGCAACAGCCGGATCGCCGAGCGGCTCTTCATCTCGCCGAAGACGGCCAGCGTGCACGTCTCCCGGATCATCGCGAAGCTGGACGTGACCAACCGGGTGGAGGCCGCGGCGCTGGCCCACCGGCTGGGTCTGCTCGACCCGCCGCCGCCCGCACCGACACAGCGCCGGGCCCGGTAG
- the lipA gene encoding lipoyl synthase, with protein sequence MTAVARRSSTAADRRRLDFVTIEQNAPTTEQPARTATAAPEGRRLLRIEARNAETPIERKPPWIKVKAKMGPEYTQLRGLVSREGLHTVCQEAGCPNIYECWEDREATFLIGGDQCTRRCDFCQIDTGKPAEFDADEPRRVAESVAAMGLRYATITGVARDDLPDGGAWLYAETVRQIHALQSGCGVELLIPDFNAVPEQLAEVFGSRPEVLAHNVETVPRIFKRIRPAFRYERSLDVIRQARADGLVTKSNLILGMGEERAEISQALRDLHEAGCELITITQYLRPSPRHHPVTRWVKPEEFVELREEAEEIGFAGVMSGPLVRSSYRAGRLYQQALAARQEVVTTR encoded by the coding sequence GTGACGGCCGTCGCCCGACGTTCATCGACCGCCGCCGACCGGCGTAGGCTCGATTTCGTGACGATCGAGCAAAACGCGCCGACGACTGAGCAGCCAGCGCGCACCGCGACCGCCGCCCCGGAGGGGCGGCGCCTGCTGCGGATCGAAGCGCGCAACGCCGAGACGCCGATCGAGCGCAAACCGCCGTGGATCAAGGTCAAGGCCAAGATGGGGCCGGAGTACACCCAGCTGCGCGGGCTCGTCTCGCGCGAAGGGCTGCACACGGTCTGCCAGGAGGCCGGGTGCCCCAACATCTACGAGTGTTGGGAGGACCGGGAGGCCACCTTCCTCATCGGCGGCGACCAGTGCACCCGGCGCTGTGACTTCTGCCAGATCGACACCGGCAAGCCGGCCGAGTTCGACGCCGACGAGCCGCGCCGGGTCGCCGAGTCCGTCGCCGCGATGGGCCTGCGCTACGCGACCATCACCGGCGTGGCCCGTGACGACCTGCCCGACGGCGGCGCCTGGCTCTACGCCGAGACGGTCCGACAGATCCATGCCCTCCAGTCCGGCTGCGGCGTCGAGCTGCTGATCCCCGACTTCAACGCGGTGCCCGAGCAGCTCGCCGAGGTCTTCGGCTCGCGCCCGGAGGTGCTCGCGCACAACGTCGAGACGGTGCCGCGCATCTTCAAGCGGATCCGCCCGGCGTTCCGCTACGAGCGCTCGCTCGACGTGATCCGGCAGGCCCGGGCCGACGGCCTGGTCACCAAGAGCAACCTCATCCTCGGCATGGGCGAGGAGCGCGCCGAGATCTCCCAGGCGCTGCGCGACCTGCACGAGGCCGGCTGCGAGCTGATCACCATCACGCAGTACCTGCGCCCCTCCCCCCGGCACCACCCGGTCACCCGTTGGGTCAAGCCGGAGGAGTTCGTCGAGCTGCGCGAGGAGGCCGAGGAGATCGGCTTCGCCGGCGTGATGAGCGGGCCGCTGGTCCGCTCGTCGTACCGGGCCGGGCGGCTCTACCAGCAGGCGCTCGCCGCCCGCCAGGAGGTCGTCACCACCCGCTGA
- a CDS encoding DUF2079 domain-containing protein, with protein MPFSPSPVTGPSPATAARDRRADLLVTLAAVALALWVTSGMWRDPNSRTITVNSSDQALFEWLLAFGGHALTHGENPLFTHLINVPDGVNLAVNTSITVYAAVFAPLTYLVGPPATFLVILTLNLAATAVAWYWLLSRHLVASRLAAGVGALFIAYCPAMVSHANAHLNWTAGWLVPLLVWGVFRLRRPGRAVTGGIVLGLLVAVAFSIAAEGLFFTALALGVFLLAWALAPARRAEARAALPRMAAGLGVTALVAGALLAYPLWLHFAGPQRFHGTGFDPLVHSEDIAAYGAYPRRSLAGWAGWGTSLAPNPTEENSFFGVALLLLAVACFALLWRRADRAFRATLAALGVTAVVFAVLSWGPTAKWNGRRTDQLLPFGVLDNLPVVNAALPSRLALVVAPVIGLLLAYAVDSLRARPPRRRLGGAAWTVGFAVALLPLLPTPLLTSVREPVPAFITTGAWTRYVPPDGVLTPLPLTVDVYPDGQRWQAYALAHRQGEFRIPAGFFLGPGGPDGRGRIGPVPRTFDTLMDQAGRTGLVPIVTEGSIQQSRADLRYWDVRAVVLADRVHGAKYDVDEEALRRTATALLGPPERVEDVWVWRVPAA; from the coding sequence GTGCCGTTCTCCCCGTCCCCGGTCACCGGCCCGTCGCCGGCCACCGCCGCTCGCGACCGGCGCGCCGACCTGCTGGTGACGCTGGCCGCGGTGGCCCTGGCGCTCTGGGTCACCAGCGGCATGTGGCGGGACCCGAACAGCCGCACGATCACCGTCAACTCCAGCGACCAGGCGCTGTTCGAGTGGCTGCTGGCGTTCGGCGGGCACGCGTTGACCCACGGCGAGAACCCGCTCTTCACCCACCTGATCAACGTCCCGGACGGCGTGAACCTCGCGGTCAACACCTCGATCACCGTGTACGCGGCGGTCTTCGCGCCGCTGACGTACCTGGTCGGGCCGCCTGCGACGTTCCTGGTGATCCTCACGCTCAACCTGGCCGCCACGGCGGTGGCCTGGTACTGGCTGCTCAGCCGGCACCTCGTGGCCAGCCGGCTGGCCGCCGGGGTGGGCGCGCTGTTCATCGCCTACTGCCCGGCGATGGTGTCGCACGCCAACGCGCACCTGAACTGGACCGCGGGCTGGCTGGTGCCGCTGCTGGTCTGGGGCGTGTTCCGGCTGCGGCGGCCGGGGCGCGCGGTCACCGGGGGGATCGTGCTGGGGCTGCTGGTGGCGGTCGCCTTCTCGATCGCCGCCGAGGGGCTGTTCTTCACCGCCCTGGCGCTCGGCGTGTTCCTGCTGGCCTGGGCGCTGGCCCCGGCGCGCCGGGCCGAGGCGCGCGCCGCGCTGCCGCGGATGGCGGCCGGGCTCGGTGTGACCGCGCTGGTGGCCGGGGCGCTGCTGGCGTACCCGCTCTGGCTGCACTTCGCCGGGCCGCAACGGTTCCACGGCACCGGCTTCGACCCGCTGGTCCACTCCGAGGACATCGCCGCCTACGGGGCGTACCCGCGCCGCTCGCTGGCCGGCTGGGCCGGGTGGGGCACCTCGCTGGCGCCCAACCCGACCGAGGAGAACTCCTTCTTCGGCGTCGCGCTGCTGCTGCTCGCGGTCGCCTGCTTCGCCCTGCTCTGGCGGCGCGCCGACCGGGCGTTCCGGGCCACGCTGGCCGCGCTCGGCGTCACCGCGGTGGTCTTCGCCGTGCTCTCCTGGGGGCCGACGGCCAAGTGGAACGGCCGGCGCACCGACCAGCTGCTGCCGTTCGGGGTGCTGGACAACCTGCCGGTGGTCAACGCGGCGCTGCCGTCGCGGCTGGCGCTGGTCGTCGCGCCGGTGATCGGCCTGCTGCTGGCGTACGCGGTCGACAGCCTGCGGGCCCGGCCGCCCCGGCGCCGGCTCGGTGGCGCGGCCTGGACGGTCGGGTTCGCCGTCGCGCTGCTGCCGTTGCTGCCCACCCCGCTGCTCACCAGCGTGCGCGAACCGGTCCCGGCGTTCATCACCACCGGCGCCTGGACGCGCTACGTCCCGCCCGACGGGGTGCTCACCCCGCTGCCGCTGACCGTCGACGTCTACCCCGACGGCCAGCGCTGGCAGGCGTACGCCCTGGCCCACCGGCAGGGCGAGTTCCGTATCCCGGCGGGCTTCTTCCTCGGCCCGGGCGGGCCGGACGGCCGGGGCCGGATCGGCCCGGTGCCGCGCACCTTCGACACGCTGATGGACCAGGCGGGCCGGACCGGCCTGGTGCCGATCGTCACCGAGGGCAGCATCCAGCAGTCGCGGGCCGACCTGCGCTACTGGGACGTGCGGGCGGTCGTGCTGGCCGACCGGGTGCACGGCGCCAAGTACGACGTCGACGAGGAGGCGCTGCGCCGCACCGCCACCGCCCTGCTGGGCCCGCCCGAGCGGGTCGAGGACGTCTGGGTGTGGCGGGTGCCGGCGGCGTGA
- a CDS encoding DUF4191 domain-containing protein — MAKPQEKVSFGQRLKQIGMVFRFTAKQDKWFAPLTAAAVLIPLALTVVAVLAWGWLWLPIGILLTLLAVLIVLNLRSNKAMMNAAEGQPGAAAQIMESMRGDWRVTPAVSSTTQMDMVHLVVGRPGVILLAEGNPQRVRGLLGQEKRRLAKVIGSAPLHDYVIGQGDGELPVRKLRMTLMRLPRSLSPKDVNALDKRLKALTARPQMPKGAVPKNMRPPRGAFRQTRGR; from the coding sequence ATGGCAAAGCCCCAGGAGAAGGTCTCGTTCGGCCAGCGGCTGAAGCAGATCGGGATGGTGTTCCGGTTCACCGCCAAGCAGGACAAGTGGTTCGCGCCGCTGACGGCGGCGGCGGTGCTGATCCCGCTCGCGCTCACCGTGGTCGCGGTGCTCGCCTGGGGCTGGCTCTGGCTGCCGATCGGCATCCTGCTCACCCTGCTCGCCGTGCTGATCGTGCTCAACCTGCGGTCCAACAAGGCGATGATGAACGCCGCCGAGGGGCAGCCCGGCGCGGCGGCGCAGATCATGGAGAGCATGCGCGGCGACTGGCGGGTCACCCCGGCGGTCAGCTCCACCACCCAGATGGACATGGTGCACCTGGTGGTGGGCCGGCCCGGCGTGATCCTGCTGGCCGAGGGAAACCCGCAGCGCGTCCGGGGCCTGCTCGGCCAGGAGAAGCGCCGGCTGGCCAAGGTGATCGGCAGCGCCCCGCTGCACGACTACGTGATCGGTCAGGGTGACGGTGAGCTGCCGGTCCGCAAGCTGCGGATGACGCTGATGCGGCTGCCCCGCAGCCTCTCCCCCAAGGACGTCAACGCCCTCGACAAGCGCCTCAAGGCGCTGACCGCGCGGCCGCAGATGCCCAAGGGCGCGGTCCCGAAGAACATGCGGCCGCCGCGCGGCGCGTTCCGGCAGACCCGGGGTCGCTGA